In the genome of Oncorhynchus nerka isolate Pitt River linkage group LG27, Oner_Uvic_2.0, whole genome shotgun sequence, the window gggcagtataatctggtcaCAACTGGCATTAACAGTTGTGATTGGAATGTTCTACATGCCCAGATGGGCCTTGTTcaaataaaaaatcaaatcaaatcaaatgttacttgtcacatgtgccaaatacaacaggtgtagacagtgAAATGCAGTGAAATGTTCTCTGACATCAGGGACATAGTACATGATTGTGTCCTCACCTACCTTGTCTTTAATACCTGGTCAGTGCATTCAGTGCAGAAACCTGCTCCCAAGACCAATGAGAAGTTTCACAGTGCAGATACTCAAAGCCAGCAGCACCTGTGTGTGAGGGAAGAGACAAGTATTGAGATCCAGCGCACATCAAATCAGAGCAATAAAAAGGGCAAAACATATTGTACTAGTAGAAAACGTTCATCAAATAGATTAAAAGGGATACCAATAAAGAAGTTAAACACATGAAAATAATTGATAACAAGCACTCGCCTACAAAATTATTTCTAGGCCTTTATTCTCAGGGCTTCATCGAGTTGTCATAATAGCCTATGGCATCCACTAGGTGTCAGTCAAAGATGGCTGCTCAATAGCACGTCTTCCATCATATTCATTAATTGGATAATTATCCATAAAAACGTGCTAGTTTGCCTTAAAGAATGCGACCATCCAACAGCACATATTGCACATATAGTTTACCAACACGTTCAATGTCACAGATGCATCGAATTATTACAGATGGTAATTCTGGTACTAGAATATTGTCAATATTATATGGCTGAAATGCAAGTGAAAAAGTATACTATAGGCTATGGACACACACATTTAAATATAATCATCCCATGGTATTCAACACGTTGTTTGCATTCTTTAGGAGAAGTTGATGTGACCTATTCAAAAGTGCACCCACAGATCTAGACATACAACCACACGAGGAAATCTACAGGAATGTTCATAGGCGCACTACAAATACCGCAAGCAGTAAACTGCGCCGCACACAGAAACAGCATTGGATTGTGGGTAAAATAATATCTTGTGTTTCCTGAATTAGTTATGGCAACAGTAGCAGAAGGTTAACGTTTATAGAAATAACGTTTTTTTTTCATTAGTTTAGAAGTTCAATTATATGTCAATTCGCATGAGACCGCATCTTGTgtagaactacaggttgactgcTTGAAAAGTTATAACGGTAGCCAGCAATGAGTTTGAACGAACACTCTTTGCAAGCTCTGTCATGGAGAAAACTTTACTTGAGTCGAGCAAAGCTGAAGGCTACGAGCAGAACTTCAGCTCTCCTTTCGGGTTTCGCGATGGTGAGTACTGGACTCAGAGATTGGAGAGGATTCTGGCAACTTTGCCAAAATTGAGTTATATGACGCACAATTTCTTGACACATGACACCTACCGGTCTATTTGACTATCTAATAATGTAGCGTTCGTAACCGAGTGGGAACGTAGTAATTACCAGTTGTAAATACCAATTCAACTGCTTTGAACTTGTTGAGAAACGCCGATTGGATAATGTAATGGCCAACAAGCCGTGTCAACCATAAACTGAAAGTGGGCTCACAGCTATCATGTCTATAAACAAATTATAGTGTTCAAAAACCATAATTAATAGATTCGTTTTTATAAATCATATTTTGTTGTTAAATATATCTGCTGAAAATGTTAATCGAGGTCATTCCCTTAGTAGGTGAAGTCAGAGGTCAGCATGTGGGAGAAGTCGGGGCTCAGGGATGATGTTTCATTCAAatcaactgggaacttggaaatctcagactacagtgcattcaaaaaAAAGCAATTTGATGGATCATACAAGTCGGAAACTCAGGCATCTTTCTAGACCTGAATGATTTGATCTTGTTTTTAGCATTCAGGGCTTTAACCACCCGATTTGTCATggccattataaactgggtggttcgtgtgctgaatgctgattggctaacagccgtggtatatcagaccgtatacaacGGGTAtgacaacatttatttttactgctctaattacattggtaaccagtttataatagtaataaggcacctcgggggtttgtgatatatcaaatcaaattgtatttgtcacatacacatggttagcagatgttaatgcgagtgtagcgaaatgcttgtgcttctagttccgacaatgcagtgataaccaacaagtaatctagctaacaattccaaaactactgtcttatgcacagtgtaaggggataaggagtatgtacataaggatatatgaatgagtgatggtacagagcagcataggcaagatacagtagatggtatcgagtacagtatatacatatgagatgagtatgtaaacaaagtggcatagttaaagtggctagtgatattggCTAGtgatacaatatacaatataccacgactaagggtTGTATCCAGATACTCCGCGTTGCGTCATGCTTAAGAACAGACAtattatatttaagcaataaggcacaagggttgtggtatatggccaatataccacggttaagggctgttcttaagtaTGACGGgaagcagagtgcctggatacaaccCTTAACAGTGGCGTATTGGCCATAaatcacaaaccccagaggtgcctgttGCTATTATAAACAGGATACCAACATAAATATAATAGTAAACAACTTAGTTTCTGATTTACACATGGCTGGAATGTTGTTTCAGCATCCAGGACCCAAGCTACATGGTTTATAATGCTGGATAAACTACAACTTTTTGATTGAAAATAACCGGTGGACAGATTTAACGAtacaattaaacatttaaaataaatcTGTATGAAACCGGATACATTGCAATTTGTGACGCATAGATTTGGGGCATAGTTGAATGCATTGAAATGTCTCTGCAAGTTTAAACCTCTATGCAAGGCCAGATACAAAGTAAGGATGCCATTAGTGAGTCAGAGTTCTATCTAAACCTTAAAACCTACCACAAATTAACTACAGAATATCCTACCGTACCATACAAGCCAATAACATTTAATCTGACAGTCACTCACCCAACAGACAGTTAGACCCAGTACAATTGTCACCTGGCCACAGGGGTTAGGCTACATCTTTCTGTACAGCCGGCACCCAACAGAGAAAAACATGGAATTGTCACTTGCAGTGGTTGAGCTATAAAATAGATAATTGTCTCTGTTCAAATTGTTCTGAATCAAATCCTGGTCGTTGCTCTCTCGGTCAGTGTTTCGTGCTAAAATGCCTCTCTGTATTTCAGGTGGCTATGGTGGAGGTGCAGCTGGAGCCAGATCATGTGTATCCCCCAGGGCTGCTGATTGCCTTCAGCGCCTGCACCACTGTCCTAGTGGCAGTGCACCTCTTCGCCCTGATGATCAGCACCTGTATCCTGCCAAACCTGGAGGCCGTCAGCAACGTTCACAACTTGAACTCGGTCAACGAGTCACCCCATGAGCGCATGCACCGCCACATTGAGCTGGCCTGGGCCTTCTCCACTGTTATTGGTACCCTGCTCTTCCTGACCGAGGTGGTTCTGCTGTGCTGGGTCAAGTTCCTGCCCCTCAGGCGCCCAACTGATAATGGCACCATCAGTTCTGGTGAGGCGGCAgccattgcctccacctccatcaTGGTGCCATTTGGATTGGTGTTTATCGTCTTCGCTGTGCACTTCTACCGCTCTCTGGTCAGTCACAAAACTGACCGTCAGTTTCAGGAGCTGGAGGAGCTGTCCAATATCACCCGGCTGCAGAACCAGCTGGACCACAGGGCAGAGACGACCAGTCTGCAGCCCTCCTCTGTCCACTTCCCC includes:
- the LOC115111515 gene encoding calcium release-activated calcium channel protein 1-like, whose amino-acid sequence is MSLNEHSLQALSWRKLYLSRAKLKATSRTSALLSGFAMVAMVEVQLEPDHVYPPGLLIAFSACTTVLVAVHLFALMISTCILPNLEAVSNVHNLNSVNESPHERMHRHIELAWAFSTVIGTLLFLTEVVLLCWVKFLPLRRPTDNGTISSGEAAAIASTSIMVPFGLVFIVFAVHFYRSLVSHKTDRQFQELEELSNITRLQNQLDHRAETTSLQPSSVHFP